ACAGTGACTGGCCATCAAAGGACTAATGGCGTAGCGATAAAACTGGATCGGAACGAGTGCCAGTTTACGCATCTGGACTGTCTACCCCTACAGTTTCGGTTTTGACTGCTGGAACTGGCTTGTTACGGGCCAGACGCTTCCAGAGTTTGCCGAAATGCTGAATCAATTCGGGGTTTTCTACGTCGCCCAAACCTTTGCGCGCGACGATAACGATATCCCAGCCGACCAGAGAATCCTGGTGCAGACGGAACGATTCGCGCATCAGACGTTTGAGGCGATTGCGCTCAACGGAGAGCTTTACGCTCTTTTTCCCGATAACCAGCCCGAGACGGGGGTGATCAAGATCGTTGTTGCGCGCAAGGAGCAGGAGATTTTTCCCCGGAACCTTGCCGGTAGGGGAGTCAAAGACTGCCTTGAAATGCCGGGGGGTAAGCAGACGCTTTTCCCGACTGAAGTCCTGACTCACCTCCAGTACCGGATTATCAAACTGCCAGACGCGCACGACCTTTGGCGCGACGACGCGACAGGACAGCGCGACCGTTCTTGGTAGCCATGCGAGCACGGAAACCGTGGGTACGAGCGCGTTTGATAGTGCTTGGTTGGAAAGTACGTTTCATGTCGTGTTACCTGGTTCGTCCACAACGGGCCGGAATGGCCCCCGTTTTAAGAGACCGGGGATTCTAGAGAAAGCAAGCCCTCAGGTCAATTTCCAACCAACGTTTCCTTATAAATAGATCTCTGGAGCTTGCGGAAGCGAAATCCTGTTTGCCAGACATAAAAATAAAGAAGGGAATTATTTAAAGCTTTTCTGTAAAGCTTGTAAAAGCTAGGGTAGCCGTCTTCTGTGGATAACCACCTTCAGCCCTTGTAGAGCGTGATGTACAGAGAATGACAACTACAGTGGAAAACCGTGTTCAGCCTGTGCTGCGCTGTCGGATAACCTGTGTGTGGAATGGCCTGTTATCCACAGGCTGGTTATCCACCGAGTTCCACCCCCAGTT
The Pseudomonas fluorescens genome window above contains:
- the rpmH gene encoding 50S ribosomal protein L34, which produces MKRTFQPSTIKRARTHGFRARMATKNGRAVLSRRRAKGRARLAV
- the rnpA gene encoding ribonuclease P protein component; translation: MSQDFSREKRLLTPRHFKAVFDSPTGKVPGKNLLLLARNNDLDHPRLGLVIGKKSVKLSVERNRLKRLMRESFRLHQDSLVGWDIVIVARKGLGDVENPELIQHFGKLWKRLARNKPVPAVKTETVGVDSPDA